A genomic segment from Dietzia psychralcaliphila encodes:
- a CDS encoding DAK2 domain-containing protein, translating to MAQESTSVEERPSSLDAHGLLGWARRCVEHLATHREEINALNVFPVPDSDTGTNLLYTMRAAVDRAEGEEAWISEGGGSAGAREIAVALGHGAVHGARGNSGVILSQVLRAVGEAATFTVVDASTYRRALRTAVTLVDHALSDPVEGTIVTVLREAASGAGRSSATSLVEVARAAADAGAEALDRTTSQLPALTRAGVVDAGGRGLLVLLDTMVEVLGGQAPERPEYFIPDDPFTESAPPCDGADGGEAHASADTRYEVMYSLTHSDDARADELRSALRTLGDSVVVVGDGGTGDNARWAVHVHTDDIGTAIEVALPLGRITEIRVTDMLDPVGGSAPTGHQRGSGSGDGEDRAVREPERTVVAIVPDGPLADLFSGAGAKTVDPEEGGVIDAVLALSADELLVLPNGELSRAQIGALDAALRDVDGNALILPTGSVVQGLSALAVHDPSTTLSLDGFGMADAAAATRHAHLVRAEHDALTLVGRCAAGDLLGMVGHDVALIETDHVDAVCALADRLLSSGGELVTLLLGAEYDDAATETALNRIRSGHPDVEVAGYAAGPGRVLAHVGVE from the coding sequence ATGGCACAGGAGTCGACGAGTGTCGAGGAACGTCCGTCATCGCTGGACGCCCACGGCCTACTGGGCTGGGCACGGCGGTGCGTGGAACACCTCGCGACGCACCGTGAGGAGATCAACGCCCTCAATGTGTTCCCCGTGCCGGACTCCGACACCGGGACCAACCTTCTCTACACGATGAGAGCCGCGGTAGACAGGGCCGAGGGCGAGGAGGCGTGGATCTCCGAGGGCGGGGGGAGCGCCGGCGCCCGCGAGATCGCCGTGGCGCTCGGCCACGGGGCCGTCCATGGCGCGCGGGGCAACTCCGGCGTCATCCTGTCCCAGGTCCTCAGGGCGGTCGGCGAGGCGGCGACCTTCACGGTCGTGGACGCCTCGACCTACCGTCGTGCCCTCCGGACGGCGGTCACACTCGTCGACCACGCACTGAGCGATCCGGTCGAGGGCACCATCGTCACCGTGCTGCGGGAGGCCGCGTCCGGAGCCGGCCGGTCGTCGGCCACCTCGCTCGTCGAGGTGGCACGCGCCGCCGCGGACGCAGGGGCGGAGGCCCTCGACCGCACGACGTCCCAGCTGCCCGCGCTGACCCGGGCCGGGGTCGTGGACGCGGGCGGCAGGGGCCTGCTGGTGCTGCTGGACACCATGGTCGAGGTGCTCGGGGGACAGGCGCCGGAGCGGCCGGAGTACTTCATCCCCGACGACCCGTTCACCGAGTCCGCCCCGCCGTGCGACGGCGCCGACGGTGGAGAGGCCCACGCCTCCGCGGATACCCGGTACGAGGTCATGTACTCCCTGACCCACTCGGACGACGCGCGTGCCGACGAACTCAGGTCGGCACTGCGGACCCTCGGCGACAGCGTGGTGGTCGTGGGCGACGGCGGAACCGGGGACAACGCACGCTGGGCCGTACACGTCCACACCGACGACATCGGAACGGCGATCGAGGTCGCACTACCGCTCGGCCGCATCACCGAGATCCGGGTGACGGACATGCTCGACCCGGTGGGCGGGAGCGCGCCGACCGGACACCAGCGGGGGAGTGGGTCCGGGGACGGGGAGGACCGGGCCGTGCGCGAGCCCGAGCGGACGGTGGTGGCCATCGTCCCGGACGGACCACTGGCGGACCTGTTCTCCGGGGCGGGCGCGAAGACGGTCGATCCGGAGGAGGGCGGGGTCATCGACGCGGTACTCGCGTTGTCCGCGGACGAGTTGCTGGTGCTGCCGAACGGTGAGCTGTCCAGGGCCCAGATCGGAGCCCTCGACGCCGCGCTGCGCGATGTCGACGGGAACGCCCTCATCCTCCCGACGGGGTCGGTCGTGCAGGGGTTGTCGGCGCTCGCCGTCCACGACCCCTCGACCACCTTGTCGCTGGACGGTTTCGGGATGGCGGACGCGGCGGCCGCCACCCGACACGCGCACCTCGTGCGGGCCGAACACGACGCGCTCACGCTGGTCGGTCGCTGCGCCGCGGGCGACCTCCTCGGCATGGTCGGCCACGACGTCGCCCTCATCGAGACGGACCACGTGGACGCGGTGTGCGCGCTGGCGGACCGGTTGCTGTCCTCCGGCGGCGAACTCGTGACCCTCCTGCTCGGAGCCGAGTACGACGACGCCGCGACCGAGACGGCGCTGAACAGGATCCGCAGCGGTCACCCCGACGTGGAGGTCGCCGGATACGCGGCCGGACCCGGACGGGTGCTC
- a CDS encoding enoyl-CoA hydratase-related protein → MTTDLTATPLVTLEDGVLTIPISLEGRGNSLDSDAVTQAGTALSALLAGEIDAGAILLVGLGRNFCAGGNVPGFAAAEDRSEHVRELADRLHGVVRDLERAPVPVVAAVAGWAAGAGLSLALAADFSVGGPDTRLLAAYPGIGLSPDGGMSWRLPRAIGPAAARAFILGNEPMDGARAHGIGMITTFTEGDVSTTARELAVRLAAGPRASYAATKELLRRSEERTLAQQLDAERDSIAALAVSPDGIEGVDAFVAKRSPRFGGA, encoded by the coding sequence ATGACCACTGACCTGACCGCCACGCCGCTCGTCACCCTCGAGGACGGGGTGCTGACCATCCCCATCTCCCTCGAGGGCCGGGGGAACTCGCTGGACTCCGACGCGGTCACCCAGGCCGGGACCGCGCTGTCCGCGCTCCTCGCCGGTGAGATCGACGCCGGCGCGATCCTCCTCGTGGGGCTGGGCAGGAACTTCTGTGCGGGCGGCAACGTGCCCGGGTTCGCCGCGGCCGAGGACCGCTCGGAGCACGTCCGCGAGCTGGCCGACCGGTTGCACGGGGTGGTCCGGGACCTGGAACGCGCGCCCGTACCTGTGGTGGCGGCGGTGGCCGGGTGGGCCGCGGGGGCCGGACTCTCCCTTGCCCTGGCCGCCGACTTCTCGGTCGGCGGCCCGGACACCCGCCTGCTCGCGGCCTACCCCGGCATCGGGCTGTCCCCGGACGGCGGCATGTCCTGGCGCCTGCCCCGTGCGATCGGGCCCGCGGCGGCCCGGGCGTTCATCCTGGGCAACGAGCCCATGGACGGGGCGCGGGCACACGGGATCGGGATGATCACCACGTTCACCGAGGGCGACGTCTCCACCACGGCTCGCGAACTGGCGGTCCGCCTCGCGGCGGGACCGCGCGCCTCCTACGCCGCCACCAAGGAGCTGCTGCGACGGTCGGAGGAGAGGACTCTCGCCCAGCAACTCGACGCGGAACGTGACTCCATCGCGGCGCTGGCGGTGTCCCCCGACGGGATCGAGGGCGTGGACGCGTTCGTCGCCAAGCGCTCCCCGCGGTTCGGCGGCGCCTGA
- a CDS encoding uracil-DNA glycosylase, whose amino-acid sequence MAGNESGRPALEEVVDPGWASALAPVEDRIRRMGDFLREEDAAGRAYLPAGDRILRAFTQPFDEVRVLIVGQDPYPTPGHPVGLSFAVDGHVRPLPRSLVNIYREYSDDLGLPAPPHGDLSAWTRNGVLLLNRVLTVAPGHPASHRRKGWEEVTGRAIEALVERDRPLVAILWGRQAQSLAPMLGQTPVIASAHPSPLSASRGFFGSRPFSRANDELHRLGVEPVDWRLPDLPDLPDTPSQT is encoded by the coding sequence GTGGCGGGGAACGAGTCGGGTCGGCCTGCACTGGAGGAGGTCGTCGACCCGGGATGGGCGAGCGCGTTGGCGCCGGTGGAGGACCGCATCAGACGGATGGGCGACTTCCTCCGCGAGGAGGACGCCGCCGGTCGTGCCTACCTCCCTGCGGGGGACCGGATCCTGCGCGCCTTCACCCAGCCGTTCGACGAGGTCCGCGTGCTGATCGTGGGGCAGGACCCCTACCCGACACCCGGCCACCCCGTCGGACTGAGCTTCGCCGTCGACGGACACGTCCGGCCCCTGCCACGGAGCCTGGTCAACATCTACCGTGAGTACTCCGACGACCTCGGACTGCCGGCGCCGCCCCACGGCGATCTGAGCGCCTGGACCCGCAACGGGGTGCTCCTGCTCAACCGCGTGCTCACGGTGGCGCCCGGTCACCCTGCCTCCCATCGCCGGAAGGGCTGGGAGGAGGTCACCGGGCGGGCGATCGAGGCGCTGGTGGAGCGCGACCGGCCGCTGGTGGCGATCCTCTGGGGACGCCAGGCGCAGTCGCTGGCGCCGATGCTCGGACAGACCCCGGTCATCGCCTCCGCACACCCCTCGCCGCTGTCGGCCTCACGCGGATTCTTCGGCTCCCGACCGTTCAGCCGCGCGAATGACGAGCTGCACCGACTGGGCGTCGAACCCGTGGACTGGCGGCTGCCGGACCTACCGGACCTACCGGACACACCGAGCCAGACGTAG
- a CDS encoding gamma carbonic anhydrase family protein has product MAVYALGDLEPDIAPDAWVHPDAVVIGRVRLGPGVSVWPTAVLRGDYGRIEVGAMTNIQDGTIVHCTESEPTVFGEHCIVGHNAHIEGATIGDGALISSGSIVLNGAVIGAGAVVAAGCLIPPRFQLPAARMAMGAPAKIREGYEVDPAMLAGNTQKYHDNAMRYRSELRRID; this is encoded by the coding sequence ATGGCTGTCTACGCACTCGGAGACCTCGAACCCGACATCGCTCCCGACGCCTGGGTGCACCCCGACGCCGTGGTGATCGGCAGGGTCCGTCTGGGACCGGGAGTGTCCGTATGGCCGACCGCCGTCCTTCGTGGCGACTACGGGCGCATCGAGGTCGGCGCCATGACCAACATCCAGGACGGCACGATCGTCCACTGCACGGAGTCGGAACCGACGGTGTTCGGTGAGCACTGCATCGTGGGGCACAACGCGCACATCGAGGGAGCGACCATCGGGGACGGTGCGCTGATCTCCTCCGGTTCGATCGTGCTCAACGGCGCCGTGATCGGTGCCGGGGCGGTCGTCGCCGCCGGGTGCCTCATCCCGCCCCGGTTCCAGCTGCCCGCCGCGCGCATGGCGATGGGAGCCCCCGCGAAGATCCGCGAGGGGTACGAGGTGGACCCGGCGATGCTGGCCGGGAACACACAGAAGTATCACGACAACGCGATGCGCTACCGCTCCGAGCTCCGACGGATCGACTGA
- the thiL gene encoding thiamine-phosphate kinase, producing the protein MSPAPERPATVAEVGEAGVLAVLSGPGDAYTGDPVGNGDDAAVLGPAAATVVTTDMLVEGTHFRLDLTTWRDIGRRAVAQNVSDVLAMGADCSRVLVALAVPGETTMEQIRELAAGIHGEAARSGAVVVGGDLTSAHLVVVSVTAIGTLPEGARPLRIDGAAPGDRVALTGEPGRSAAGLALLLAGHADGPLQQAHRVPVPPIGSGRAARLAGATSLTDVSDGLMRDLSGMARASGVAADLVVDALPVDPRLGEAAAILGRPDPGAQVMDWILDGGEDHGLLGTFPTDSDVPAGFTVIGTIRDGDPGEVSLDGHPRTPGGWDSARGAN; encoded by the coding sequence ATGAGCCCTGCGCCCGAACGGCCCGCCACCGTCGCGGAGGTGGGGGAGGCCGGGGTGCTGGCGGTGTTGAGCGGTCCGGGGGACGCCTACACCGGCGACCCGGTGGGGAACGGGGACGACGCGGCGGTCCTCGGCCCGGCCGCGGCGACCGTGGTGACCACCGACATGCTCGTGGAGGGGACCCACTTCCGGTTGGACCTGACCACCTGGAGGGACATCGGTCGTCGCGCCGTCGCGCAGAACGTCTCCGACGTCCTGGCGATGGGTGCCGACTGCTCCCGCGTGCTCGTGGCCCTGGCGGTCCCCGGGGAGACGACCATGGAGCAGATCCGCGAACTGGCCGCCGGCATCCACGGCGAGGCCGCGCGATCCGGTGCCGTGGTGGTGGGCGGTGATCTCACCAGCGCGCACCTCGTCGTGGTCAGTGTCACCGCGATCGGCACCCTTCCGGAAGGCGCGCGTCCCCTGCGGATCGACGGCGCCGCTCCCGGCGACAGGGTCGCGCTCACCGGTGAACCGGGACGTTCGGCGGCGGGTCTGGCACTACTCCTGGCAGGCCACGCGGACGGGCCGTTGCAACAGGCCCACAGGGTCCCCGTGCCCCCTATCGGGTCCGGCAGGGCGGCGAGACTCGCCGGCGCCACCTCACTCACCGACGTCAGCGACGGGCTGATGCGCGACCTGTCGGGGATGGCGCGGGCCTCTGGGGTGGCGGCGGACCTCGTCGTCGACGCTCTCCCCGTCGACCCCCGCCTGGGTGAGGCCGCGGCGATCCTGGGTCGTCCCGATCCCGGTGCGCAGGTCATGGACTGGATCCTCGACGGAGGCGAGGACCACGGCCTACTGGGCACCTTCCCGACGGACTCGGACGTCCCGGCAGGGTTCACCGTGATCGGGACGATCCGCGACGGCGACCCCGGTGAGGTCTCCCTGGACGGTCACCCACGGACCCCCGGGGGCTGGGACTCCGCGCGAGGGGCGAACTAG
- a CDS encoding DUF3515 domain-containing protein → MGTTDTVSGDGHDTGPSGPRTSDGGSRPPVSTVVVVAAVLIPLVLLAVVLVLVRDVSDEAAESAANEPVTAVTIPAPGAGSEECLSLVESLPDALGDANRVALVEPAPPGAAAYRMPDAETVVVRCGLPAPPTFTVGVSLQEVNGVQWFNEADPDPAVTSSTWVAVDRPQYVAVTLPATAGTGPIQDLSDALSAGLDAVEPRPAPIG, encoded by the coding sequence GTGGGCACCACTGACACGGTTTCGGGCGACGGTCACGACACGGGCCCCTCCGGCCCCCGGACCTCGGACGGTGGCTCTCGACCACCGGTCTCGACGGTCGTGGTGGTAGCGGCGGTGCTCATCCCGCTGGTGCTTCTCGCCGTGGTGCTGGTCCTGGTGCGGGACGTGAGCGATGAGGCGGCGGAGTCCGCCGCGAACGAGCCCGTCACCGCCGTGACCATCCCGGCCCCCGGCGCCGGATCCGAGGAGTGCCTGTCCCTGGTCGAGTCCCTGCCGGATGCGCTCGGGGACGCGAACCGGGTCGCGTTGGTCGAACCCGCCCCGCCGGGCGCCGCGGCGTACCGGATGCCCGACGCCGAGACCGTCGTCGTCCGCTGCGGCCTCCCCGCCCCACCGACCTTCACCGTCGGGGTATCGCTCCAAGAGGTCAACGGGGTCCAGTGGTTCAACGAGGCCGACCCGGACCCGGCCGTGACGTCGTCCACCTGGGTCGCCGTCGACCGACCGCAGTACGTCGCGGTCACGCTGCCCGCGACCGCCGGCACCGGCCCGATCCAGGACCTCTCGGACGCCCTGTCCGCCGGACTGGACGCCGTCGAACCGCGGCCCGCCCCGATCGGCTGA
- a CDS encoding D-alanine--D-alanine ligase family protein, which produces MNRITVAVLYGGRSTEHSVSCVSAGAVMAHLDRSVYEVVPVGITGTGRWTLGPDDVSGLRIVDRVLPEVDPERPQVALGLSSDDRGVLRYVDGERAGEEIARVDVVFPVMHGTHAEDGTVQGLLELSGVPYVGPGVFASAAGMDKEFTKVVLGAAGLPIGEQVVLRPGTETLPEAERERLGLPLFVKPARGGSSIGITKVSRASELDAAIAEARRFDPKVIIEAAIVGREVECGVLQYPDGRVEASLPAELHIPGEPTGLDGETEGESFYDFNTKYLDDVCTFDLPAQLPAADTDRLRTLAVDAFHALDARGLSRVDFFVTEHGPVINEVNTMPGFTPISMYPQMWAATGVDYPTLLDTLVRTALAGD; this is translated from the coding sequence GTGAATCGCATCACCGTTGCCGTCCTGTACGGCGGACGCAGCACGGAGCACTCCGTGAGCTGCGTGTCCGCCGGCGCCGTCATGGCCCATCTCGACCGATCCGTCTACGAGGTGGTCCCCGTCGGGATCACCGGAACGGGGAGGTGGACCCTGGGTCCTGACGACGTGTCGGGGCTGCGGATAGTCGACAGGGTCCTGCCGGAGGTCGACCCGGAACGGCCACAGGTGGCGCTCGGTCTGTCCTCCGACGACCGCGGGGTCCTGCGCTACGTGGACGGGGAGCGGGCCGGCGAGGAGATCGCCCGGGTGGACGTGGTCTTCCCCGTCATGCACGGCACCCACGCTGAGGACGGCACCGTCCAGGGACTCCTGGAACTCTCGGGTGTCCCCTACGTCGGTCCGGGGGTGTTCGCCAGTGCGGCCGGCATGGACAAGGAGTTCACCAAGGTCGTGTTGGGTGCGGCGGGTCTGCCGATCGGAGAGCAGGTGGTACTGCGCCCCGGTACCGAGACGCTCCCGGAGGCGGAGCGCGAGCGGCTCGGCCTCCCGTTGTTCGTCAAGCCCGCCCGCGGCGGTTCGTCGATCGGCATCACCAAGGTCTCCCGGGCGAGTGAACTCGACGCGGCGATCGCCGAGGCCCGCCGCTTCGATCCCAAGGTGATCATCGAGGCCGCCATCGTCGGCCGCGAGGTCGAATGCGGAGTACTCCAGTACCCGGACGGTCGGGTGGAGGCGAGCCTGCCGGCCGAGCTCCACATCCCCGGAGAGCCGACCGGTCTGGACGGTGAGACGGAGGGTGAGTCCTTCTATGACTTCAACACCAAATACCTCGACGACGTCTGCACGTTTGATCTGCCCGCGCAGCTCCCCGCCGCGGACACCGACCGCCTGCGGACCCTCGCCGTCGACGCGTTCCACGCCTTGGACGCCCGCGGACTGAGCCGGGTCGACTTCTTCGTCACCGAGCACGGTCCGGTGATCAACGAGGTCAACACCATGCCGGGATTCACCCCTATCTCGATGTACCCGCAGATGTGGGCGGCGACGGGGGTCGACTACCCGACATTGCTCGACACCCTCGTGCGGACCGCGCTCGCGGGGGACTGA
- a CDS encoding NAD(P)H-dependent glycerol-3-phosphate dehydrogenase, translated as MARVAVMGAGSWGTAVGKVLADAGSEVVLWARRDEVALGINERHCNEKYLPGIVLPATVTASTDPAEVLSGSHEVVLAVPSQSLRGNLEKWVDLLEPDAGVISLAKGIETGSLMRISEVVAEVTGLTADKIAALSGPNLAREIAEGQPAATVIACTDVDRAARLQDAFSTPNFRPYTNTDVVGCEIGGSTKNVIALVCGIATGMGLGDNTMATLVTRGLAESTRLGVALGANQMTFAGLAGLGDLVATCTSPLSRNRTFGERLGRGETLEQAQEATNGQVAEGVKSCTSIRSLARQMGVEMPLTEAVHEICHEGGDAVEVAVRLMRRSTKPE; from the coding sequence ATGGCGCGGGTCGCGGTGATGGGTGCGGGGTCGTGGGGGACCGCCGTCGGCAAGGTACTCGCGGATGCGGGGTCGGAGGTCGTCCTGTGGGCTCGCCGTGACGAGGTGGCCCTGGGGATCAACGAGCGGCACTGCAACGAGAAATACCTGCCCGGGATCGTCCTGCCCGCGACCGTCACCGCATCGACTGACCCGGCCGAGGTCCTCTCCGGCTCCCATGAGGTCGTCCTGGCCGTTCCGTCCCAGAGCCTGCGGGGGAACCTCGAGAAGTGGGTCGACCTGCTCGAGCCGGACGCCGGGGTCATCTCCCTGGCGAAGGGCATCGAGACCGGGTCCCTGATGCGCATCAGCGAGGTCGTCGCCGAGGTCACGGGGTTGACCGCGGACAAGATCGCGGCGTTGTCGGGCCCCAACCTCGCGCGGGAGATCGCCGAGGGTCAGCCGGCCGCGACGGTCATCGCCTGCACGGACGTCGACCGCGCGGCCCGCCTGCAGGACGCGTTCTCCACCCCGAACTTCCGCCCGTACACCAACACCGACGTGGTGGGGTGCGAGATCGGCGGCTCCACCAAGAACGTCATCGCCCTGGTGTGCGGTATCGCCACCGGCATGGGCCTGGGCGACAACACGATGGCAACGCTGGTCACGCGCGGACTGGCGGAGTCGACGAGGTTGGGAGTGGCGCTCGGCGCCAACCAGATGACCTTCGCCGGACTCGCCGGGCTGGGCGACCTGGTCGCCACCTGCACCTCGCCGCTGTCCCGCAACCGGACCTTCGGTGAGCGGCTGGGCAGGGGGGAGACCCTGGAGCAGGCACAGGAGGCCACCAACGGCCAGGTCGCGGAGGGCGTGAAGTCCTGCACGTCGATCCGTTCGCTCGCCCGGCAGATGGGGGTCGAGATGCCGCTGACCGAGGCGGTCCACGAGATCTGTCACGAAGGGGGCGACGCCGTCGAGGTGGCGGTGCGCCTCATGAGACGGAGCACCAAGCCCGAGTAG
- the cofC gene encoding 2-phospho-L-lactate guanylyltransferase: MSKRYPARRARAALLAGWRAMKTVAGHGATNGGWTIVVPVKALDRAKSRLARALPAPARRALVLAMATDVLRTCIATPGVARVRVVTSDPDVAALARRLRIEIVPEPVGAADRSGGDPLNAALTEAIRGVPGPVGVVTADLPELRAPQLARVLAAAVGHAHSMVPDHGGAGTTMAFWTGPAGARIPRFGPDSAARHLSEGGAVPLDEVDPSGAAGRDVDTPEDVLALAERAVGEATAAVLRAPSVAQGAHSAGVSATMVR; the protein is encoded by the coding sequence GTGAGCAAACGCTACCCGGCCCGGCGCGCTCGCGCGGCTCTGCTGGCAGGATGGCGGGCAATGAAGACGGTGGCGGGTCACGGGGCGACGAACGGCGGGTGGACGATAGTCGTCCCCGTCAAGGCCCTCGACCGCGCCAAGAGCCGCCTCGCCCGCGCGCTGCCCGCCCCCGCCAGGCGGGCGCTCGTCCTCGCGATGGCCACAGATGTGCTCCGGACCTGCATCGCGACGCCCGGGGTCGCACGGGTGCGGGTGGTCACCTCGGATCCCGACGTGGCAGCGCTCGCACGTCGACTCCGGATCGAGATCGTCCCGGAGCCGGTCGGCGCCGCGGACCGGTCGGGCGGCGACCCGCTCAACGCTGCGCTCACGGAGGCGATCCGCGGCGTGCCCGGGCCGGTGGGCGTGGTGACCGCGGACCTGCCCGAGCTCCGGGCCCCCCAGCTCGCCCGGGTGCTCGCAGCCGCCGTCGGACACGCGCATTCGATGGTGCCCGACCATGGTGGTGCCGGGACGACCATGGCGTTCTGGACCGGCCCCGCCGGTGCCCGCATCCCCCGGTTCGGGCCCGACTCCGCCGCCCGGCACCTGTCCGAGGGTGGTGCCGTCCCGCTCGACGAGGTCGATCCCTCGGGCGCGGCCGGTCGCGACGTCGACACCCCCGAGGACGTCCTGGCGCTGGCAGAACGTGCGGTGGGTGAGGCCACCGCGGCCGTTCTGAGGGCCCCCTCTGTGGCACAAGGTGCTCACTCCGCCGGGGTATCGGCCACAATGGTCCGGTGA
- a CDS encoding RNA degradosome polyphosphate kinase: MTADDPVLEQLPRPRDRYLNRELSWLDFNARVLALAGEKDLPLLERAKFLAIFGSNLDEFYMVRVAGLKRRDKTGLSVRSADGQTPAEQLGRISVRTRELCDEQTRLFHDEIRPELELHGVRILPWGELTADERFSLAELFRNSIFPVLTPLAVDPAHPFPYISGLSLNLAVIIRDIGSGQEHFARVKIPHNVPRFVRVDRGAEDEYSFVPAEEIIAAHLGDLFQGMEVVEHHVFRVTRNADMEVEEDRDEDLLQALERELARRRFGSAVRLEIAEDMTPRMLRILQHELDVDSEDVIRFSGLLDLTGLWQIHGLDMPDLKDPAMVPATPPAFGERETARNIFASLQEGDVLVEHPYDSFATTVQRFIEQAAADENVLAIKQTLYRTSGDSPIVNALVDAAAAGKQVVALVEIKARFDEQNNIRWARELEKAGVHVVYGLLGLKTHCKTCLVVRKEGDRLQRYAHIGTGNYNPKTARLYEDVGLFTADEDVVSDLTDLFNHLTGFSNVSKYRRLLVAPEGIRSGIIERIDREIGFAAEGREAGIRLKANALVDEQIIDALYRASQAGVPVDIVVRGICALRAGVPGLSENIHVRSILGRFLEHSRILNFHGADEVLIGSADMMHRNLDRRVEVMTTVTDPRLKGQIHRIFDSALDPATRSFHLQPDASWTRMPAPGDWSESVDHQERMASVHAGFRDR; this comes from the coding sequence GTGACCGCAGACGACCCCGTACTCGAGCAACTCCCCCGACCCCGTGACCGCTACCTCAACCGAGAACTCAGCTGGCTCGACTTCAATGCCCGGGTGCTCGCCCTGGCGGGCGAGAAGGACCTGCCGCTACTCGAGAGGGCCAAGTTCCTCGCGATCTTCGGGTCGAACCTGGACGAGTTCTACATGGTGCGGGTGGCCGGCCTGAAACGACGCGACAAGACGGGATTGTCGGTCAGGTCCGCCGACGGTCAGACGCCCGCCGAGCAACTCGGCAGGATCAGCGTCCGAACCCGTGAGCTCTGCGATGAACAGACCCGGTTGTTCCACGACGAGATCAGACCCGAACTCGAACTGCACGGGGTCCGGATCCTGCCCTGGGGCGAGCTCACGGCCGACGAGCGGTTCTCGCTCGCGGAGTTGTTCAGGAACTCGATCTTCCCCGTCCTGACCCCGCTCGCCGTCGACCCGGCTCACCCCTTCCCCTACATCTCCGGGCTCAGCCTCAACCTGGCGGTGATCATCCGCGACATCGGATCGGGACAGGAACACTTCGCCCGGGTCAAGATCCCCCACAACGTGCCCCGCTTCGTCAGGGTCGACCGGGGTGCGGAGGACGAGTACTCGTTCGTGCCCGCCGAGGAGATCATCGCGGCCCACCTCGGCGATCTGTTCCAGGGCATGGAGGTCGTCGAGCACCATGTCTTCCGCGTGACCCGCAACGCGGACATGGAGGTCGAGGAGGACCGCGACGAGGACCTGCTGCAGGCGCTCGAGCGCGAGCTCGCCCGCCGCCGCTTCGGTTCCGCCGTCCGTCTGGAGATCGCCGAGGACATGACGCCGCGGATGCTCCGGATCCTGCAGCACGAACTCGACGTGGACTCGGAGGACGTGATCCGGTTCTCGGGCCTGCTCGATCTGACGGGACTGTGGCAGATCCACGGCCTGGACATGCCCGACCTCAAGGACCCGGCCATGGTCCCGGCCACGCCCCCGGCATTCGGTGAGCGCGAGACGGCCCGGAACATCTTCGCCTCGCTCCAGGAGGGCGATGTCCTGGTCGAGCACCCCTACGACTCGTTCGCCACCACGGTCCAGCGGTTCATCGAACAGGCCGCCGCGGACGAGAACGTGCTGGCGATCAAGCAGACCCTGTACCGGACATCCGGCGACTCCCCCATCGTCAACGCCCTGGTGGACGCCGCGGCGGCCGGCAAACAGGTGGTCGCGCTCGTGGAGATCAAGGCGCGCTTCGACGAACAGAACAACATCCGCTGGGCACGCGAGCTCGAGAAGGCCGGGGTCCACGTGGTGTACGGCCTACTGGGACTCAAGACGCACTGCAAGACCTGCCTGGTGGTGCGGAAGGAGGGCGACCGGCTCCAGCGCTACGCGCACATCGGTACGGGCAACTACAACCCCAAGACGGCCCGCCTCTACGAGGACGTGGGGCTGTTCACGGCCGATGAGGACGTCGTGTCGGATCTGACGGACCTGTTCAACCACCTCACCGGGTTCTCAAATGTGTCCAAGTACCGGCGACTTCTCGTGGCCCCCGAGGGCATCCGCTCGGGGATCATCGAGCGGATAGACCGTGAGATCGGATTCGCGGCCGAGGGACGTGAGGCGGGGATCCGGCTCAAGGCCAACGCTCTGGTCGACGAGCAGATCATCGACGCCCTCTACCGCGCCTCCCAGGCAGGCGTGCCGGTGGACATCGTCGTCCGCGGGATCTGCGCCCTGCGTGCCGGGGTCCCCGGGCTCAGCGAGAACATCCACGTCCGCTCGATCCTGGGGCGCTTCCTCGAACACTCGCGGATCCTCAACTTCCACGGGGCGGACGAGGTCCTCATCGGCAGCGCCGACATGATGCACCGGAACCTCGACCGTCGCGTCGAGGTGATGACCACCGTCACCGACCCCCGACTCAAGGGACAGATCCACCGGATCTTCGACTCGGCCCTCGACCCGGCCACGCGCAGCTTCCATCTCCAACCCGACGCCTCGTGGACGCGGATGCCCGCCCCGGGAGACTGGTCCGAGTCCGTCGACCACCAGGAGCGCATGGCCTCCGTCCACGCGGGGTTCCGGGACCGATGA